TGTTGGTATAAAATGATATAATTTTCTCATAATTTTCTCATATTCTTAAAAAAATCCATTAATTTCAGAAGATAATTAAACACCCAGTTTATTTGCAGTGCTACTGACTTGACTCGTGCGCAAATGTAATGGATTGTAATGTTGATTGTTTGTGTAATATAATAATgtgataatattttttatttaaaaatgtaaagttaCTTCACTGTCTTGGCGGTATAAGAACACTGCGCAAAATCTTATTTGTTGAGTTTGGGTCTGGGCTATGTCTGCTTAAATTTTTACACATGCCTGAAAGTTCCTTTCACGTGATTGGTGACATCCCAAAGTCGCTATATAAATATTCTCATGTACTTGGACATCCTGTTAAATCCGAGAGGAGCATACACCCACAAGGATACGAATCATAAAGTTGGGTCCACATGTTCCACAGCTCTACTGCTCGGTAAGTTGGATACATGCAGTAGTGGCATCATTAATAACAGGTTTTAGTATATCCATTGCTCATTCTGTGATAAGTCACATAAGGATTAATTTGACTAAATGGAAAActtattttataaattattacaGCCTGCAATTGACAGATATTTTTGCGTAATAGTGTGGGTAAATATGTGGCTGCTGGTGTGCGTATATGTGAAGGTAAATGTAATCTTTGtacttttctgtttttccagGAAACTTTTATTTCCACCTCATTAACTCCACTGAGCATGGAGGGGTCAGGCAACTTCACAGAATCCAAGGTTCTTCTGCAGAAGGCTAACGGCGCGCCCCCGACGGACGAAAGCTATGGCAACGCATACGTGTACATTTTCATAGTAATTTCCTTTTATGGGGTCTTCCTAGCTGGAATAATGCTGGGCTATGTTCGCTCCaaaaggagggagaagagaaggTCGAATATATTTACGCGCCTGGTGCACGAAGAGGAGCAGCGGGAATGGGGCGCGCTGCAAAAGAAGCACAGCATCACAATGCCCTTCTTCCATGTATCGCTTCCTTTCTCCACGGAGAGCCAGGGCCTTTATGAAGGAAGGGTCCTGAGCTCCCCTCTGGCCTGCGTCTTGTGTTCCATGGAGCAAAGCAGCGTCAGTTCACTGTGCTCCTCCGCTGACGTGCGCTTCGCCATAGAGGAGGAGTCGGACAGTGGAACAGCTGAGGGACCGGACGAGACGCAGAAGAGCAGCTCAACTGACAACAGCG
The sequence above is a segment of the Esox lucius isolate fEsoLuc1 chromosome 1, fEsoLuc1.pri, whole genome shotgun sequence genome. Coding sequences within it:
- the kcne4 gene encoding potassium voltage-gated channel subfamily E member 4, with product MEGSGNFTESKVLLQKANGAPPTDESYGNAYVYIFIVISFYGVFLAGIMLGYVRSKRREKRRSNIFTRLVHEEEQREWGALQKKHSITMPFFHVSLPFSTESQGLYEGRVLSSPLACVLCSMEQSSVSSLCSSADVRFAIEEESDSGTAEGPDETQKSSSTDNSDDSADTLREQL